In the Bacteroides sp. genome, one interval contains:
- a CDS encoding Rrf2 family transcriptional regulator, which translates to MAKLVHLSEAASLALHAMVMIARSQTHVNVNTLAEEMGASRNHLAKVLQQLVKFNYLRSVRGPSGGFLLNKPASEISILNIYEAIEGKIETPECPLDRPICPFDKCLMGGLIKDVTLQFKAYFEEQTLDKYIPKNYAISN; encoded by the coding sequence ATGGCAAAACTTGTTCATCTTTCCGAAGCCGCCTCTCTGGCCTTGCATGCCATGGTCATGATCGCCCGAAGCCAGACCCACGTGAATGTAAACACCCTGGCAGAGGAAATGGGCGCCTCACGCAATCATCTGGCCAAAGTCCTTCAGCAACTTGTGAAGTTTAATTATTTGCGGTCCGTCAGAGGACCAAGCGGCGGATTTCTGCTTAACAAACCTGCTTCCGAGATTTCTATCCTTAATATTTACGAGGCCATTGAAGGAAAGATTGAAACCCCCGAATGCCCCCTTGACCGGCCCATATGTCCATTCGATAAATGCCTTATGGGAGGCCTGATCAAGGATGTAACCCTGCAATTCAAAGCTTATTTTGAAGAACAAACACTCGATAAGTACATCCCTAAGAATTACGCCATTTCAAATTAA
- the dxs gene encoding 1-deoxy-D-xylulose-5-phosphate synthase, producing the protein MADYSKISLLDGIQSPGDLKKLSQDDLVTLCGEIRQFLIESVSTNPGHFASSLGVIELTVALHYVFNTPYDKIIWDVGHQAYPHKILTGRREQFHSNRRYKGISGFPKMSESPYDAFGTGHSSTSVSAALGMAMASQLRKEEDRQHIAVIGDGSLTAGMAFEALNHAGVSNTNILVILNDNGIAIDNSVGALKEYLTDITTSWTYNRLKDEIWNTLGALSKYGPDARGVIQKVETAIKTAVFRQSNLFESLNFRYFGPIDGHDVNHLTRILSDLKNIKGPKLLHVNTVKGKGYSFAEKEQTRFHAPGFFDKLTGQSVVSPEEKNKPPKYQTVFGKTILELARQNPKIVGITPAMPTGCSLNILMKEIPERGFDVGIAEQHAVTFSAGLAAQGLIPYCNIYSSFLQRAYDQMIHDVALQNLPVIFCLDRAGLVGEDGATHHGAFDLSFLRCIPNIILSAPMDEVELRNLMYTAQLKPKGPFVIRYPRGNGVLTDWQRPFAKVPIGKGRQLKEGHHAAIISIGHVGNIALQTAQELGKTTGLSLAHFDLRFLKPLDEDLLHHVFRNFSNVITIEDNALAGGMGSAVIEFMADNGYQASVKRLGIPDYFVEQGTLEELYAECGFDAAGLKKTILEECENFLPTKDIKHH; encoded by the coding sequence ATGGCTGACTACTCAAAAATCTCTCTGCTGGATGGAATCCAATCGCCGGGCGACCTGAAGAAACTATCGCAGGACGATTTGGTTACTCTTTGCGGGGAGATTAGGCAGTTCCTCATTGAATCGGTCAGCACCAATCCCGGCCACTTTGCCTCCAGCCTGGGTGTTATCGAACTCACCGTTGCCCTTCATTACGTTTTTAATACCCCCTACGATAAGATCATCTGGGATGTAGGTCATCAGGCATACCCCCATAAGATTCTGACCGGAAGACGCGAGCAGTTTCATTCCAACCGCCGCTATAAAGGAATCAGTGGCTTTCCCAAAATGTCTGAAAGCCCTTATGATGCATTTGGTACAGGGCATTCTTCAACCAGCGTCTCCGCCGCCCTGGGGATGGCCATGGCGTCGCAATTAAGAAAAGAAGAGGACCGTCAGCACATTGCGGTCATTGGCGATGGGAGCCTAACGGCCGGGATGGCATTCGAAGCACTCAACCACGCAGGCGTTTCCAATACCAACATCCTGGTCATCCTTAACGATAATGGCATTGCCATTGATAACAGTGTTGGTGCGCTCAAGGAATACCTTACCGATATTACCACCTCCTGGACCTACAACCGCCTGAAGGATGAAATATGGAATACCCTGGGGGCCCTTAGCAAATATGGCCCTGATGCGCGTGGTGTGATCCAGAAAGTTGAGACAGCAATTAAAACTGCCGTATTCCGGCAAAGCAACCTCTTCGAATCGCTCAATTTCCGGTATTTCGGTCCCATCGATGGTCACGATGTGAATCACCTCACCCGCATCCTCAGTGACCTGAAAAACATTAAAGGCCCAAAGCTTTTGCACGTAAACACAGTGAAAGGGAAAGGCTATTCTTTTGCCGAAAAAGAACAGACCCGCTTTCATGCGCCCGGATTCTTTGATAAGCTAACCGGGCAAAGCGTGGTGAGCCCCGAAGAAAAAAACAAACCACCCAAGTACCAGACCGTTTTTGGAAAGACCATTCTTGAGCTGGCCAGGCAAAACCCAAAGATTGTTGGCATTACCCCCGCCATGCCTACCGGTTGCTCACTGAATATCCTCATGAAGGAAATCCCTGAACGGGGATTTGATGTCGGCATTGCTGAACAGCACGCGGTTACTTTCTCTGCGGGTCTGGCAGCCCAGGGACTCATCCCTTATTGCAATATTTATTCCAGCTTTTTGCAGCGGGCCTACGACCAGATGATCCATGATGTTGCCCTCCAGAACCTCCCGGTGATTTTCTGTCTCGACCGCGCCGGACTTGTTGGTGAAGATGGCGCCACCCATCATGGTGCTTTCGACTTGTCCTTCCTGCGCTGTATCCCCAACATTATCCTCTCTGCCCCTATGGATGAAGTGGAGTTGCGCAATCTGATGTACACCGCCCAGCTTAAACCAAAAGGACCCTTTGTTATACGCTATCCACGCGGGAATGGGGTGCTGACCGACTGGCAGCGCCCTTTTGCCAAAGTGCCCATAGGCAAGGGACGACAACTTAAGGAAGGCCATCACGCCGCCATCATTTCAATCGGCCACGTTGGAAATATTGCTTTGCAGACTGCTCAGGAGCTCGGAAAAACCACCGGCCTCAGCCTGGCTCATTTCGACCTGCGGTTTCTGAAACCTCTCGACGAGGACCTCCTTCACCATGTCTTCAGAAACTTCAGCAATGTAATCACCATTGAGGATAATGCCCTTGCTGGTGGTATGGGTAGCGCCGTCATCGAATTTATGGCTGACAACGGCTATCAGGCCTCTGTAAAAAGGCTGGGAATACCTGACTATTTCGTTGAACAGGGAACCCTCGAAGAGTTATACGCCGAATGTGGCTTTGATGCCGCCGGCCTAAAAAAAACGATTCTGGAAGAATGCGAAAATTTTCTGCCAACAAAAGATATTAAACACCATTGA